Part of the Zingiber officinale cultivar Zhangliang chromosome 8A, Zo_v1.1, whole genome shotgun sequence genome, CATGTTTAGGTTTGGGCTCGTGGTCAGATATTGAGCTGCAAATGGAAAATATCTAATTCTATGAATGAAGTAGCTAAGATGGATCGGCATAAAAAGCGGAAAGAAATTATGCATGTATGGAGACCAATCTCTACTCAGTCAACTTCACATGAAGGTTTTTCCTGATTCAATGAATTCTGCATATTTTTGAGTTTCATACTGAGCTAATATCCAATTCTTCTAAATAGAACCTTTCTTTTACTTTGGATCCTATTTTTTTATTTCCTAACCATGACTCATGAGCATTCCAAATGACTTCATCTGTTTAGAAAGGTCTGAGACATATTGGCAAATATGCTACTcctattatacataattctagaAAGCACTCTCTATGCTTTTTAACTTAATTCCAAGTCATTTTCCAAGATTCGGTGGctttcaaaaaaaaacaaatcttaGCTAGGTATGTAGCAAATATATGAGAGCCCATTTAATATGAACTAGATTTATTTCCTTTTGTTGGGGATAAGGCCTCAAGCAAACTAATTCATTATGGTTCTTTTTTAAGTTTTTGCCTTTCCTTCCACTTGATTTTGAGGGTGTGTCTACATGAGGGGGAGGGAGCTCGAGACGCAGGAAAGAGCAGAGCAGAGCAGTCAATTTCCTTGTCTACTTCAGTAGAAGAAACCCCAAAGGGGGGAAGGGAACAATTTGAAGCTCCTTTGCCCACATCTGTTTCAGACCAAAAGTGGATTAAAGAGGGGAAAGAATGTTGTAAGGATTGGTTTAACTGTTCATGTCTTAGAAATGACAAAATTGAAGGGCTAATTTTATCATTTGCTCTCAAATTGTTTCCTTTCCTCTATCTTCAAGTAGACAGTACAAAGGAAACCTCTCTCCTAAGTTTCTGCCTTTCCTTCCACTTGATTTTGAAGGTACTGTAACTTCCCAGGAAACCAAAATCATGGCCAGGAATTTACTAGTATCTGAACAATAAGATAATGTGGCTACTGATTTGTTTTTGTATCCTGAAGCTATGAACTGAATTGTTAATTTGTATTCACTTCAATATGATTAGTTGAGAATCATCTAATCCTTATCCTGAGAGTCatgtaatttaggttgatatatGCACCTAATAATTTTCGTGTGCTTCTCATAATAAGCTTATTCGTATTTATAGTTAAACTAGGAAAACAATTTTATACCTTATTTCTATTGTCTATTGAAAATCTGCAAGAATTTTCATGCAGCAAATTCTTCTACGACTGGAAGATCAGTCAGTGCTCATGTACTATTGTTCTTGTTGTCTGCTATGCATTgtagaaaacatttttcaataaTAATAAATCTGTAGATGCAGGACAAACTGCAATGGGCTGAATGTATCGTTGAAGCTTTATACATTCAGGATAACCATGCATTCAACTGCTATTGGAAATGTTTTgcgaatatttaaaaaaaaaatctaaaaggcCATGTAACTACtctctactttttattatatGCTCTTTAGGGAATGACTCCTTGCTATCTAAGAGACAATTGCAACTATATGTATGCTTTGAGTTTACGAAGCCATAGTTACATTTTTGTTCTCTCTAAataattgtcaaacatcaattgGGAGTTTGTTTCATATTTAGTGGTACAATGGAAAATCATCTTGTTTTGTAAAGACAAGTTTAGCTAGGTGTACTATAGCCTTGGTAAATCACAATGTTTATTCTAGAAGCTGTTGAATTGCAAGTCTATGTTTAGGAAATGGAAGCTTATCGAAATTATAAAGGATTTTTTAGGAACTCTAAAGAACCTTTGAAGAATTTAGAAGTCTTCTTTCATTTGAAGCTTAAAAGGAGTTTCTTGGGACTTTGTCCATCTAATTATTCTAAGATATCATTTAATACAGTTGACTATGATAAAGGATCAGATCTTCAATGCCAACAGCCTGAAGGACAAAAGAACAAGCCTACAGGTGATTCGGATGAGCAGGTCTTCACCCAGGATGAGTCTACGTCTGACACTTCAATGACATTAACCACAAGTTCTAACATAGTGGATCATGATAACCATTTGGAAAAATTAACTACAAGTTCTAGCATAGTCGATCATGCGAGCCATTTAGAAACCATAGCAGGAACTTTCTCCAAAAGTCATGATTCTACTACCGCTTCCATATCTCGTGAAAACCCTGAACAGATTACAGTTGAGAAGGGTGCTGATTTAGGAAGCCAAGATAAAAGTTCTTCAGTTTCTATTGAGGTATCTCTTGAGATTCTTCTCTTTCTGTTCAATGAATGTATATCTTGGTTCACACCCTCAATTTATAGTCTCCTATTCTTGGTTTTTCTTTTCTTGCAAGTTTTGGTGGATAATTTAATGTAAGTTATATTGCAAGACAACCGGAATTCATTTACAAATCTAAAATAATTTCTACAGGTAGATGCTTCTTTGATTCGCTTTATTAAAGGAAGAGGGTATGACCTTCAGAATTCTCTATGCATTGTTTGTTTCATCTAGTATAATGCTTTTATTCCTCACTTTTATCGAAAAATCTCTAGTAGTCTTGAAATacaaaattttctatcttttagtGGTTCAACGCAAAAACAGATTGAGGGAGATTTTGGCGTTAATATTGTGCTGCCTTCCTCTAAAGAGGATTGCAGTATTGGTGAGTTAGTATTTAACAATTGGACTTTCTTTCCTCAGAAACCTTTTGTTCTTATTGTCACATAGCTTTCACTATTAAGTTTTCTTAATGTGCTGGTCTACTTCTAGTGTTTGTTGTTAtttctcctccacattgtttgtATTAGTGTTTCCTGCATGGCTAGATTCTACTGAAGCCGACTTCAAAGCAAATACTGGCCCTTATAGTTCCCTATCGTTACAGTTTTTTAATCTCCGAGAAAGATTTCTTTAATGAGAATGATATACTTAACATATTTTGGTTGTATTTTTGAAATGACATATTCAACAGTCCATATATTTATCATTCAAGGAAACACAAATGAGAGATAAATTTCTGTATATTTTCCCCTTTAACTTTATTTCCCTACTCTGATACTCTGATTCTCTCCCCTGCAATTTTCCTTCCTCAGGAAACACAACCGAGAGTAAAACAAGAAGAATTCCTTTTTGCAAGGATTTCAAACCTACTTTAGTTAATAATTAACAAACACGTGCTTGATCAACTTGTAATTTGCCTCATCTGTACTCAATGaagaataagttttttttttaaaagatgtaTCCTTTATACTTGTTTTGTTAAGCAGTGAGGCCAATGCATGCTCTTTTGTTCTCTTAATCTGTTTTTCTAATTGATGTGTACTTTTGTTTTGGCATGGCTCTTTATTGGAGTCTTATTGCTGtataaaagaatataaaaaatacATGACCTACAACTATCAACATATATGATATTGAATGTTCACTGACACTACGCTTGTACCTGTTGCCAGTTTTGGCTTCCATGaagaaaattaattatttgtcagtctttttttattgtttatattattttttgattttgttctCATTGGGTAATTGGATCAAAATTTCCCCTTTTGCAGTTGTTGAGGGCTCAATTGGAAGTGTTGCTAAAGCTTCAGAAAAGATAACTAGGATAATTGAAGAGGTTAATCAACTTGATTagttaattaggaaattttatattAGTTACTGTCTAATGGTTATGAGGAACAGTCCTCTCATAATTGTACGCTAGTTGCCATGAAATGGTTGTGAAGAATAATTCTCTCATCTAGACGTTGGGTTCAAATATCTTGGTTATTACAGTATAATGTTTTTACATTAATTTAATATTTGTGCAGGCTGCAGCAAACTAATTTATCATATCAATGTCATTTTAGTTGAGTAAAAGTAAATTTCATTTGGTCAAATTAATTTGATGCCATCGTTTATAAAGCTGCTTTAGTTTATTATGCAGCTCTTGTGGAATAGTTAACTTTCAGTTGTCATTTACAGGCCGTGAAAAGCCCAAGGCTTGATTATTCTCACTTTATATCCCTACCATTGGCTCTCCACCCGGAACTGGTGGAAAAGCTAATTCGTTTCCAGAAGTCTATTCTTGGAGATGCTGCAGTTGGGCCTGAGGATGACCTGGAACATGAATCAAATGAAGATGCTACAGATGAGGAGGATAACCAATCAATAAATCAGAAAGTTTCTGTTCAGCTTGAAGTTGGGGAAGAAAACAAACATGTGAAAGTAAAGATGGATTCTATAGGATATAAATCTACTTCTAAAGCTTCTATTTTGTCAGGTAGGAAAATGTTAGTCCTTTGTCCTTTCCTAAGTCATTCTTCATGTGACTGATTTGTGTGATTATTGTATTTCTATAAACTATGAGACTTGCAAATTCTTTATTTATATCATACatccaatatttttttatttgtttgttcTTTCTAATTTTGCCAGTTAAATATTGTTGATCATCCTTGTTGAATAATACAGATATGGGCATTGAGAAATCCATCTTTATAAAACCAAAAACATTCCATCTAACTGTTCTAATGCTGAAATTATGGAACAAAGAACGGATCGCTATGGCTGCTAAGGTTCTGCAGGTAAACTATCTACTCACGGGTATTCTGGGAATTGGTTGATTGATAGTTGGATATTTTCCTTGTCGATCACAGAAAATATCATCAAAAGTGCTGGATGCTTTGGAAAACCAGCCTGTTTCCGTAAGACTTAGAGGATTGGTATGTCACTTTTGTTCCTCTATTTTGATCATTGTAGTCTTCATTCTGTCACTGTTATATCTCCACTTGAAATCTTGAGGTCCAAAATATGATCTATTTTAGATGATCAACTACATTTGCAGGCAGTTGTTTAATCAGCAATTTTTCTCATTGAAATTCCTGATGGTTCTCTCAAAGAAACCAAAATCTTTTGATTTGGCATTTTCCTTGTAATAAAACTGGTTCCGAGTATTCAGATTAATTCTTGTACTTCCATTGTTAACTACTTCATGTTGGATGCGCATTATGTAACTATTGATGATTTTGGTTGTAGCTAGTTCTTTTGATGGTTTATGCCTTGCCTGTAGATCTTAATTTTGTCGGGCAAGATTCCTGAGTTTTTTGTGGTGCTTTGCTACTCAAGCTAAGATGTGTGCAGTGTGCATATCCGAACCATATTATAGCGAAGTTTGATGATTTTGCTATTGATCCTTTTAGTGTATTTCTATCAATCTCAATCTGCTTAGGGAATATGTAGTGTGTGTAAGCCAACCAGGACCTTAGCTACAACTTCCACGGTCCTTTCCAAAAGTACAAAGGAAATATTTGATTTTGGATCTTGTTTGCAGGCGTGCATGAAAGGTTCGCCTGCTAAGGCCCGAGTTGTGCATGCCCCAGTCAAGGAAATTGATGAAGAGGGACGGTTGTTGCGTGCTTGCCGTATCCAAACATTTTCCAACTTCACAGATATTCGAATGCTAGAAAACACAAACTTTTTGATGCCAAAATGTTCACACTTGACCTTTTGCAACCCCCACAGAGGTTATTATTGATGCTTATGTTGAAGCTGGTCTCGTTCTCGAAAAGGATGCTCAACAATCACTGAAGGTAATTCTTTTCTAATCCCACATATTGAAATTGCAAGCTAGTAGGTGTGTGGTTTGTTGTTAGTTAGAGGATGCCAAATCTCAGCGTCTCAGTTGCTATTATTGCATTTAGACCATAATTTTGCACTAGGAAAATCTCAAAAGCACTAGGAAAGCAAGAATAAGTTCTTGTTCACTACTAAATTCCAATTCCTAACACTCTAAATGCAGCTACATGCAACTGTGATGAATGCTCGACACAGGAAAAGGTGCTCACTATTCTCCTGTTATTTGCAACTATTTTGCTGTGAAAATTTTTGTTTCCAAGTACGAAGGCAAATTGTTTTCAGGACAAGTAGGAGAAAGATACAGGATTATTTTGACGCGCGACACATTTTCAGAGTTTATGGTTCCGAGGACTGGGGGGAATACCACATTCCGCAGGTGCATTTGTCCCAGAGATTCAAGCATGATGAAGGTGGATACTATCATTGCTGCACTTCAATTCCCTTGCCTGAAAAAAATGCGGACTAATAGACTCAGGTACATAAAACTAAACACACAGTTTTCGTGTACTTCAACTCCAAGTTGATGCCAAGACTTCAGTTACAGTTCTCCTTGTGACTATAGCCAGGTAGCAGATGGTACATCTGATGTCTGCTAGTGTCATCATGTACTATGTGATTTCCAAGTTAATGCGAAGACTTCAGTTATAGTTCTTACGATGAGCCAGGACACAGACGTTCTTATGATATTTGTGCTTGGGACACATTTTGTTTGGCAGTTTTCTGGATGTTGAATGCTGTTCGGTTGGTATTTCCCTTAACTCGAACACAATGCTGACTACTAGATTCAGATAACATGAAACTCAGCTTGGTTTTCATTATAATTCAATTCCCTTATTCGGAACAATGTTGATCAATGGCTAGACTTGGTTTTCACGTACTTCTTAAACTTACTGGGAAGATATATTAAGTAATAGATTCAAGTACATAAAACTCACCTTGATCTTCATGCCCCAGTTAATCATGCTTGATCAATAGATTGCTGAGTTGAGGGAAACTCAAAAAGTTTCCTCCAACTTTTCTCATCATTTTATGTCTCCCATCGTAACTGCATTCCTTTTGATGAATTCAGCTTGAGCTCATTTTAAAGCCATGGTTTCTGCTTTTTGGAAAGTCAAGCATGATGCAGTGGGAAGATGAACATAGACTATCCAAGTATGTACAGTTCGAACTATGACGGACTGTAATATATATTTTGCTCGTGGGATAAAAAATCTAAAACGTTGACTACTGAACGAAAAATCACTCGTACTTTCAGATTTATCCCAAGGATGAGCCCGGGAAAGGCCACTGAAAAATCACTCGTACTTTCATATTTTTCCTAGGGGTGAGCCCGGGAAAGGTCACCAGGCCGTCTCAAGATTCCAAGATTCTTCGAGGTCttagttaaaaataaattaattttttaaatatatttttaaaaggaatttaaattttttttcatttgaatttGGATTAAGAatcatcatttaaaaaaaataatttatttttaaaaaataaaatattatttaaatataaaatttaattttctcattaatatttagataattttcttaactgttaaattatttaatctttttgagATATCgaaaagtaaataaaattttattaattttaattttattttttttttgtgaaacatTTTACCAGATATGtaattaaatagaataaaatcCTGATTAAGTGGgaaataagattaaataaaataaaatcttgacTAATTATAATTATGAGAAAGTAATGTGAAAATAgaaataatgaattaattaataagatgTTATTAATATTAATTAGCATATATTTATTAATGtgtatattattattaattaatattaatgattcaatttaatttttttaatacctttacttaattatttaatcaatagGTTTCAATAATATTTGAACTCTAGACATAAATTTTAATGATATGTGCCTTGAGCCGGGCCTGAAGGCTACCGTCCTAAACTTTAAAATAAACCTTTATATAAACATCACATATATGTACCCTGTACGATTTTCAGCCCATTAGTTATTTcctgaataaaaaaaatatataaaaacggCGATTTGGAaatcacttttttttttgaaaataagcaTACATCTTCATCTATAACAGTGCTCACGAGCGGTTCGATACGAATCCAAAACGCCCGATTTTGGgtggataattttttttcaacaaaTCACGAATAGGTTCACAATTAATCCATCTATTCTTTCGCAAGTAAACAACTAAAAGATAAACAATCCATCCTTTTTTACAAAACAATTAATGAAAAGTTTTCCATATAAAAAACTTGGTTTTTGAATTAGCCTACATACAGAAAGTGCAGATAGATAGCTTATAGAATGTtgttgccaaaaaaaaaaaaatctactcaAAAACTTTCCCAACAGCGGCACAATCACACCAGATATATTGGGAAAAAAAACCCAAGGTTTCAATaataaatacaaaaacaaaatttCAAATATGTGATACATAATAAGTGACGTCAAGAAAAGAACACTGATACAATTTAGACATGCCCACAGCAACATCCACCAATAAAATACTATCACTGTTATCTAAATATCAACTTGACCAGTAATAGTCTATTCCCGAGTAGGCTCACAATAACCAGGAAAGCAGCATCTTATGTTTCTTCATGAAGCATTGAGGAAAAGACTGAGTCTACTGCCTGCGGTAATGAATTGTTTGCCAGAGAAGTTTCATCTTCAGGATGAAAAAGGAGAGCGAAGATGAATGCGTCTGCAAGCAATGTAGCTCAGTGTGGTAGAATTGTGTTTTCTTTGAGaaggaacaaaaaaaaattacatggATTGTTGAATGGAAAACATGAACAGTTGAAAGCAAATAATATACAAACAACCATGACATGTTCAAAACATAATATCAGATCTGATTGCACAATGGGATCAGATCTGCACTTGACCAGGATAAAAACCAGATTAACCAGAACGATTCTTATCTACTTCAATATTAGATGGATAATATATTTTACAATTTTGACATAACAATAACAAATTTATGTACTTTAATATTGGATTAATAGATATATTTTCGTCAATACTTATTTTTTTACGTTCTAGTATATTAGATATATTTAGATTGGCTAATGTATCAGATGAATTTTTGTAACTAAAATGTAGGATTATTGTGATATTTATGCAATTGAATTTGCTCAATCAAAGGTTGGTCAATTAGTCAGCTTGTCTGGGTGGGTCAGTTCTTGATTTGATATGCAATTGCAGTTCAAGCAGTTGAGTTCAACTAGTCGAGCAGTGTTCAGGAGCTTTCCAGTTTGATTTTTGAACCAATTTTTAATGATGATATGAAGAACAAGAAGACAGTGCACAGGTAGAGGGAATGAACCTGTATGTAGCGGAGCAAAAGAATTTGATTAATCATCAAGGTAGTAGTAAGATCCAGCAGCTTTCTGATCTCGATCTTTGGTAGAGTCCAACTTATTTATTCTGGGCCTGTAGTTGGTTGGATCTCGACGGAAAGTAATGTCAAGATGCTGCAAGGAAAGTCAAGAAATGAAACAGCATCTTCTTTTGCCAAAAGCGAAGATAATGAAAAATGTGATCCAGAACATTGAAATCAATAAGCAAATAATTTATAAATGCCAAAGGCTGAAGAGCTGATGATTGATTCTAAAAGAACTCCATCAATCACCGACAGATCCAGCAAAAGACTTATTTAGAGggaagaaaaataattaaagatgATGGAAACTAAATATTTCTGTACTCACAGATAAGAATAGGTTCATCCCAGATACCAAAGACTGAGGCGCATTAGCGACACAATCAATAGAAGGCCGCCCCTCATAAACGATGACTTTATCAGCCAAGTAGGTTGCCATGATGAAATCATGCTCAACAATGAAAGCTGTTTTCTTGGCATGCAGGATGAACCTTTTAATCACCTTTGAGGCAACGATACGCTGCTCTGAATCAAGATAAGCACTTGGTTCATCTATCAGATAAATATCTGCAGGCTGGATAAAGATTCAGGAATTAATATCTCATAAAAAAATATCACAGATGTTATTCAAGTCCACAAGTCATACCATTTGAATAATAGTCAAAATGCAACTTAATGAGAATATAAAGGAAAAACAAGATTCAAAGATTATGGATTATTTAAGGCATTTATATGAGTCCTCTCTAGTACTGAATTATTCAACACTAAGTCACACAGTATACATATAATTTATCCAACAATCAATTTAATATAAGAACAGAAAAATACTAGAAAGACAAACCTTCCCAAGACACAAACATATTGCAACTCGTTGTAATTCTCCACCAGAAAGATTCACAACTTCTTGGTCCATTAATTGCTCGATTTGCAATGGTTTCATGACATCACTCACAAATTGCGGATGCAAATATGAATCCCGTATTTTCTGATGCAGCAAGTGCCTTACGGTTGATTGAAATTTTGGACTAATTTTCTGAGGCTTGTATGAAACATTAAATTCAGGTATTTCAACATCTGAATCTTCCACAGTATCAGGCTTCAGTAATCCTGCCTGGAAATTGCCAAACACAAACAAGATGAGTAAAGTGAAACGATGGTTTCTAGCTTGTGTGTCACAACCAAATGGCGAAACTCTAGCAAAAGAAGGAAATTAACACCAGGTTCATATGCTGCAGGAATGATTCCTAAAGCATCCACAGA contains:
- the LOC122009630 gene encoding uncharacterized protein LOC122009630 isoform X2, whose protein sequence is MNEVAKMDRHKKRKEIMHVWRPISTQSTSHEVDYDKGSDLQCQQPEGQKNKPTGDSDEQVFTQDESTSDTSMTLTTSSNIVDHDNHLEKLTTSSSIVDHASHLETIAGTFSKSHDSTTASISRENPEQITVEKGADLGSQDKSSSVSIEVDASLIRFIKGRGGSTQKQIEGDFGVNIVLPSSKEDCSIVVEGSIGSVAKASEKITRIIEEAVKSPRLDYSHFISLPLALHPELVEKLIRFQKSILGDAAVGPEDDLEHESNEDATDEEDNQSINQKVSVQLEVGEENKHVKVKMDSIGYKSTSKASILSDMGIEKSIFIKPKTFHLTVLMLKLWNKERIAMAAKVLQKISSKVLDALENQPVSVRLRGLACMKGSPAKARVVHAPVKEIDEEGRLLRACQVIIDAYVEAGLVLEKDAQQSLKLHATVMNARHRKRTSRRKIQDYFDARHIFRVYGSEDWGEYHIPQVHLSQRFKHDEGGYYHCCTSIPLPEKNAD
- the LOC122009630 gene encoding uncharacterized protein LOC122009630 isoform X1, with amino-acid sequence MIASCYSLSRIDRLLKVVRPLNGLANPSSQNQVWARGQILSCKWKISNSMNEVAKMDRHKKRKEIMHVWRPISTQSTSHEVDYDKGSDLQCQQPEGQKNKPTGDSDEQVFTQDESTSDTSMTLTTSSNIVDHDNHLEKLTTSSSIVDHASHLETIAGTFSKSHDSTTASISRENPEQITVEKGADLGSQDKSSSVSIEVDASLIRFIKGRGGSTQKQIEGDFGVNIVLPSSKEDCSIVVEGSIGSVAKASEKITRIIEEAVKSPRLDYSHFISLPLALHPELVEKLIRFQKSILGDAAVGPEDDLEHESNEDATDEEDNQSINQKVSVQLEVGEENKHVKVKMDSIGYKSTSKASILSDMGIEKSIFIKPKTFHLTVLMLKLWNKERIAMAAKVLQKISSKVLDALENQPVSVRLRGLACMKGSPAKARVVHAPVKEIDEEGRLLRACQVIIDAYVEAGLVLEKDAQQSLKLHATVMNARHRKRTSRRKIQDYFDARHIFRVYGSEDWGEYHIPQVHLSQRFKHDEGGYYHCCTSIPLPEKNAD